CACGACGAATGAGCTGCTTACATTCCTTTATTACTCTCGCGGTTCGGCCGGCGAGGTGCGGTCGATGCTGCTGCTGATGGACCGCCTGGGGCGGTTCAAACATCCCAAATCTGAAATTTCAGATCTCAAATCACTCGCCGAGTCCATCTCGCGTCAACTGCGCGCCTGGGCCGATACGCTCCAGAACTCCCCCATCAAAGGGCAGCGATATCTCAATGAGCAGGTGCGGGAGAAGGATCAAGGCGCCACGCGGCGTAAAGCATTCGAATCGCAGCTCCAGCGGATCGTGGAAGAGGGACAGGCCACCAAGAACACTCCACCCCCAGGCTCGAGCCAATCAACCGGTTAACGAATCAACCAGTTAACCAGCCCTCCAACCCAAGTCGCCACTTGCCGCTTGCGATGTATCGACGCGCGGCGTAGACTGCCGGGCAGTTCGGCGGCACGGTCTCCCGAAATAATCTAAAGTTTAGGTTTGTGTTAGCCGAACAGGTACCTTACAGTAGTTGCGGCCGCCGGGCAAAGGCTTCGGCGGCAATGGTGCCCGCTTTTGTGTGGGCGCCCCGGCGCCGCAGCGCGACGCCGCAGCAAGGTATGCCCGCGGCCTGGATGGGCTGGCGGGGCAGTTCGGGAGACAGAGCAATGGTCAAGGTAGCGGACACTATGGAACCCAAATCGCGCAAGAACGCCGGGCCGGACAAGGAAAAGGAAAAGGCCGCCGTCGACAAGAAGCGTCACGACGCTCTCGACACCGCCCTTAAGCAGATCGAGAAGAACTACGGCGTCGGCGCGATCATGAAGATGCGCGAGGACCAGATCGTCTCGGTGCAGGGCATCTCGACTGGCGCGCTGAGCCTGGATATCGCCCTGGGCGGCCAAGGCATGCCGCGCGGGCGCATCTGCGAGCTGTTCGGGCCCGAAGGCTCGGGCAAGACCACCCTGGCGCTGCACGTGATCGCCTGTGCCCAGAAAGAGGGCGGCGTGGCGGCCTTCATCGACGCCGAGCACGCCCTGGACCCCACCTGGGCCCGCCGCCTGGGCGTGAACCTCGAAGAGCTGCTGATCAGCCAGCCCGACACGGGCGAGCAGGCGCTGGAGATCTGCGAGATGCTCGTGCGATCCAACGCCGTCGACGTGATTGTCGTCGACTCCGTCGCGGCGCTGATCCCCAAGGCCGAGATCGAAGGCGACATGGGCGACAGCCACGTGGGCCTGCAGGCCCGCCTGATGAGCCAGGCCATGCGCAAGCTCATTGGCGCCATCGCCAAGAGCCGCGGCAGCATCATCTTCATTAACCAGATCCGCATGAAGATCGGCGTGATGTTCGGCAACCCCGAGACGACCCCCGGCGGCAAGGCGCTGAAGTTCTACAGTTCCGTGCGCGTCGACGTGCGCCGCATCAGCACCCTCAAGAGCGGCGAGACGGCCATCGGCAGCCGCACCCGCGCCCGCGTGGTCAAGAACAAGGTCGCCCCACCGTTCAAGACCGCCGAGTTCGACATCATGTTCGACTCGGGCATCAGCTACACCGGCGACCTGATCGACCTGGCCGTCGAACGCGACATCGTCGCCAAGCAGGGCGCCTGGCTGAGCTACGGCGACATCCGCCTGGGCCAGGGCCGCGAAAACGCCAAGGCGTTCCTGAAGGACAACCCCGACGTGACCGAACAGATCCGCGCCGCGGTCATGGCCGCCCACGCGACGGCCTCCGACGCCGGCCCGGTTAAGACCGCGGGGGAAGAAGACGAAGGCGAAGCAGAAGAATAAGACTCTCACCGCGGAGTCCGCAGAGACCGCGGAGAGGAATAGAGAAAAGTTAAGGCGCTGCCAGAATCTCGGAGCCCGGGCCATGTGCTCGGGCTCCGTTTCATGTGTGTTAGCGGCGGAGCTTGCTCCGCGCGGTTGTTTCGCTCAAGTGGAAAGAACGTATTTGGGGCAAGTCGCGCGGCAGAAAACGCGCGGGGCAAGCCCCGCCGCTAACCCAACTTCCGCAGTTATAGATTTATGCAGATTATTTTCGGTCGATTTGTGCAGGAATGGCGGTGCAATGGCGGCATTCTGCTACCCCA
Above is a genomic segment from Planctomycetaceae bacterium containing:
- a CDS encoding four helix bundle protein, encoding MKYKRFEDLPVWQAGMTLTEKVFTITADKAFAFQGDLANQLQRAALSVCNNIAEGFERGTTNELLTFLYYSRGSAGEVRSMLLLMDRLGRFKHPKSEISDLKSLAESISRQLRAWADTLQNSPIKGQRYLNEQVREKDQGATRRKAFESQLQRIVEEGQATKNTPPPGSSQSTG
- the recA gene encoding recombinase RecA, producing the protein MEPKSRKNAGPDKEKEKAAVDKKRHDALDTALKQIEKNYGVGAIMKMREDQIVSVQGISTGALSLDIALGGQGMPRGRICELFGPEGSGKTTLALHVIACAQKEGGVAAFIDAEHALDPTWARRLGVNLEELLISQPDTGEQALEICEMLVRSNAVDVIVVDSVAALIPKAEIEGDMGDSHVGLQARLMSQAMRKLIGAIAKSRGSIIFINQIRMKIGVMFGNPETTPGGKALKFYSSVRVDVRRISTLKSGETAIGSRTRARVVKNKVAPPFKTAEFDIMFDSGISYTGDLIDLAVERDIVAKQGAWLSYGDIRLGQGRENAKAFLKDNPDVTEQIRAAVMAAHATASDAGPVKTAGEEDEGEAEE